The Microcystis aeruginosa NIES-843 sequence TTACAACAATATAATCATCGTCTGCAATTAAACACTTCCGAATTAATCTGGCTAGACAAAAATAAAGACTACGATCACTCCTATCCTCTAGAGCGAGAAATAGCCTACGAAGACCTCTCGGAAACTCTCGATCCTAACGGGGATTTTGACCCGCAAATGTGGTTATACGAGCAGTTGTGTCTAACTTTACCCCCCCGTCAACTCTGCGGAGCCAATTGTCAACCACCGGATTTTTTTCTTCCGGAAAATACTGCCATCGATGGTCGTTGGGCCTCCCTAGAATCGTTGAAAAGTCAGTTATCTCAATCGCAAAATTGAGCCTTGATGCTGATTTTTTTCGGGTTTCGAGCCAAGAGAAAAGCGATCGAAACCCGATTCTTTACCTGCCCCAAATCTTTTTCAAGACAGTTTCGGGAGTAATATCGGCGACTTTTCCCGTATTAGCTTCAATATATCGATGACGCTCTCCCCCGCTCGGTAAAACTCTCTTAGACAACGAAGGAACCAGCAGAGAGAGGGTATAGGTTCCCACGGCCACGGCTAACTGTAAAGGGACACTTTCGGTAGCTAACAATAAATTGGCACCAGCGATCATGGCCGCCATTTTACCGATATCGGCCGTTCTGGACACTTTTAAGTTATTATCCATGGCTTTGAGCGCTAAAACCCAAGCTTCATCCAGCTCTCCCTCGATCGCTACAATTGGCAAATCTGGTTGTTGATGGCGAATACCTTGGATAATTTCTAGCCAACTCTCTAGGGGATAAAGCGTTTCCAGTCCTTGGCTGATGCTCAGATCGCTACCGCCAGCGTAGAGGAGAATATAGCCGCTATCCTTGATATTGAGGCGTTGCTGCTCCATTTCGGCCCAATCGATATCATCGCGATTCAAGGTTAGTTTTAAAGGTGGACAGGGTGGAGCAATCTTTAACCCTTTGACCAGTGCCTGATAATTATCCGCTAGATAGCCTTCCGTTGGCCGGGGTACTTGTTGCGATAAGAACCAGCTGCCATTATTTTCATAGCCTATACGGTTAGGGACACCATTTAACCAGAGTAAAAGATTGATAGCAGGACGATTGGTGAGACTAATGGCGATTTCGTACTCCCGGTCCCGAATTACTCCCAAAATATTTAAATAATCCGCTAATCCGTACTGATCTCGATAGTCAAATAAAAGCACTTCCTTAACCTGGGGACAGAGACGATAGGCAGCTTTTGCCCTAGGTTCGACCAAAACATCAATGCTGCTTTGGGGGTAAGTTTGCTGGAGGGTTTCTAGAGTGGGAAAAAACAGCAGTTGATTGCTAATTCCTCCCGGTACAAGGGTTAATATTCGCATTTTATCTGGATATACCTGAATCGATCAGCTTAATTTTAGCAGTGTCCCTCGTTATTCACTAAATCTGGGCAGCGATGTTTTTTCTCAACAGAATGCGATCGCAGATTCTCTAATTTCCCCTTCCTCTTAACTATTACCCGAAGGATTAGAACCGTACATAGCATTTAAAACCAAAGCGGGGTCAACGTATTGATTGCCGTACATCAGTCCCCAGTGCAGGTGTGGTCCGGTGGTGCGTCCTGTCATTCCCACTCTAGCCATGCGCGCCCCTGCCGGTATATCCTGACCGAGAGTAAGGACAATTCCTCCTTCCATGTCAATCAAAAAAGTACCGCGGCTATCGGATTGAACCGAACCCATGAGATGACAATAAATATGTGTCCATTGACCGGATTGCATCTTAATCATGGTGCCACAGCCTGTATGATCGGATAATTCGACGATTCTGCCGGCCCACCAATTGCGAATATAACTGCCCAAGGGTGCGGCCAGATCTAACCCGGCATGAAATTGTTGACTGCCATCCATGGGAGAGGAACGATAACCGAAACCAGAGGTATAGGTTTGAAAGTTTTCCACAGGGAAGGAGGCCCCGGCCCAAGCATTTTGAGCTATGAGGGTGGGATTAGCTTTAACGGGGTGTAAACGGTCAAATCCTAGAGAAATTAACGTGACAAGACAGCTAATCGCTAAAAAACGCAGGAATTTAACAGGCAGATATTTGAGCATGAGACTTAACTCCAGACACCAAAATTAAATATACCCCAGTTTCCGCTGCCGCTAATTTTACCGGCGGCTTTTAACCGATATTTTAGTTAAGTTTTGAGTTATTATTGACCATTGGTTAGGGGTTGAGAACATTTCCCCTCAGGCTGCCAATTCCCCGACTCCCCCACTTAATTTTTATTTTTTACTGACTTGTAAGTAGGGAGGCACAATTATTTGTAGGATGGGTTAGCGGTAGCGTAACATGAGCGGGCGTCGGGTTTCATGCTTCAACCCAACCTACGTTCTCCGTTCATCTTATATTTAATTCCACCCACCCACTTACCATGTTAGACCTAAAGCAAATTAGAGAAAATCCAGAGGAAGTACAGAAACGCTTAGATAGTCGGGGAGGTAGTTATGATATTGCCCCTATTCTCCAGTTAAATCAACAACAGAAGGCTTTAGAGTTAGAACGCAGCAGTTTACAGGGCCGGGGGAACGAAATCGGTAAACTGGTGGGACAAAAAGTTAAAAGTGGCAGCGATGCCAACAGTCCCGAAATTTTGGTGCTGAAAACAGAAGGAAACGAGATTAAAAGTAAACTAGCTCAATTAGAACCGCAGGAAAAAGCAATTAAAGCGGCTATTGACCAAAAAATCTTAGATTTACCCAATTTACCCAGTGAAACCACTCCCATCGGTAAGGATGAACGGGAAAATGTCGAAGTCAGACGCTGGGGAGAGGAATATAAACCCACCAACCCGAATATTTTGCCTCACTGGGAAATTGGGGAAAAATTGGGCATTTTAGACTTTGAACGGGCAGTAAAGATCGCCCAGAGTCGTTTTGTTAATCTTATCGCGCTCGGGGCAGCCCTAGAAAGAGCTTTAATTAATTTTATGCTTGATCGCCATATTGTCGCCGGTTATACAGAAGTTTTACCGCCAATTCTGATTAATAGTGACTCCCTGCGCGGGACGGGACAACTGCCAAAATTCGCGGAAGAAAGCTTTAAATGTCGAGATGATGAGCTTTGGTTAGCACCAACGGCAGAAGTACCAGTAACTAACCTCTATCGCGATGAAATCCTCTCATCGGAGCAATTACCGATCAAACACTGTGCCTATACCCCTTGTTTTCGTCGAGAAGCGGGCAGCTATGGCAAAGATACGAGGGGCTTGATCCGTTTGCATCAATTTAATAAGGTGGAAATGGTCAAAATCGTCCATCCTGACGCTTCTGCTCAGGAACATGAAAGTTTAGTCGCTAATGCGGAGGCAATCCTGCAAGCTTTACAGTTGCCCTATCGGGTGATTGAATTGTGTAGCGGTGACTTGGGTTTTTCGGCAGCCAAATGTTATGACTTAGAAGTGTGGCTACCTTCGGCTAATACCTATCGGGAAATTTCCAGTTGTTCTAATTTTAGAGACTTCCAAGCACGACGGGCAAATATTCGCTTTAAAGAAAAAGGGCAAAAAGGCACTAATTTTGTCCACACCCTCAACGGTTCGGGATTAGCGATCGGTCGTACTATGGCTGCTATCCTAGAAAATTATCAACAGCCGGACGGGACGGTAAAAGTGCCGGAAGTGCTGCAACCCTATCTAAAACGGGAAGTTATTTGTTAATTTTTCTGAAAAATGCTTGACAAAATGTCTATATAGGGTTTGCTGAATAAATCTAAAAACCTTGTTGGGTAAGACTTTTAGACCTTTTGTCAATCAAAAAGTACCGGATATGGGAGTGATCAGGGGGAAAATTCAGGTACTTTTTCCCTGAAAATTGGGTAGTTGACCACCTGAAAATCGGTAAAACCCTACACCCCACACCCCACACCCCACACCCTGCCCCCAAGAAAAACTTTTTGCCGCAAACCCTATATAGTGCATTGAAAGAATTGAGCTTAACCCCACTCTAGAATTGCCTGTTTTAAGGCTCCTTCGGGCAAATTGGCGGGATCAAAAGAATCACCCGCTTCTATTCTGGCTAAAGCTTCAAAAAAAGCCCTCACACCACTGGCCGGTCCCGATGGGTGGTCCATAATTCCAGTTCCCGCATTGAGGATAACATTACGTCCGTAGTCCCCAAGTACCTGGGGAACAATACCTGGACGAATGCCGGCCGAGGGAACCGGAAAAACGTTTCTATCGCGCAAAATATCGCGAATTTTGCCCTCCTCCTGGGGGTCGAAGGGTAAACTACCATAAGCGGCGGGATATAGCACCGCATCGGCTCCTGCGTGGGCCATCATCGTCCCCAAAACCACAGAATAGGCTAATCCCGTATCGCTACCGGCACACATCGCTCCAGCAAAGGCAGGATGGGCGAAAATAGGCACATCGATCGCCGGATCACTGGCTAAAGCTTCTAAAACGGAAAACCCGTAGGTAAGAACGTTTAATAACAGGGCATTAGCCCCATGTTTCACTAATAAACGGGCTTTTCTCTGCAATTCGTCCGCTTTTCCAGTGACATTGACCGCATAGAGAACATTTCTACCGGTTTGCTGCCGCACTTCCTCCAAAACCAGGCGACAACAATCTAGGCGCTCGTGGGTGGGAGCCACGGGAAGATCCGCCATGATTTCATCATCTTTAATCACGTCTAAGCCCGCAAAAGCCACTTCTCGCAGGATATCGGCGTGATCTTGGGCCGATAGTCCTAAAGCGGGTTTAAAAATTGCCATGACTAGAGGTCGATCATAAACCCCCAAACGTTGCCTAATTCCTGTGATTCCCACCTTGGCTTTCGTGCCGTAGGTTTCGGGGAGATACACCCCCACCACTTTTCCGGCTCCAGCCATGGAATATTTGCCGAAAATCATCGTTAAAAGACTGGCGATGTCATTTTCAACGTTTATCTGGGGAAAACGCACCCTAGCCACCTTATAACCGTCGGCTTCCTCCCTGATCCCCACCACTTCCCCTAGGTGTTGTTGCAGCTGCTCTTGACGATGACTGTGGCGCTCGCTCCAAGTGCCGGCGGTTTGACCGATAGCGATCGTTTTTGCCTGTTTTTCGGCATTAATAGCGGGAGGAAAGCGATAATCGACAATGATAGTCATAAAAGATAAAAAAGGGAGTAGGAATTATGAATTATAAATTATGAATTGGGAGGTGGGGAGATGGGGGAGGTGGGGAGGTGGGGAGGTGGGGAAGTGGGGAGGTGGGGAATTGGGGAGGTGGGGAATTGGGGAGGTGGGGAATTGGGGAGGTGGGGAATTGGGGAAGTGGGGAGCCTTTTTTCAGTAAACAGTAATCGGTGAACTGAAAACTCACATCTGATAACTGATAACTGATAACTGATAACTGATAATGGCTTCGATCGGTTTTCTCACCTATTGACAAGGGATCCGCTAAAAGCCTACAAGTATTTTGGATAGGTATGGCCATTGAGGAACCGACCAAAATATGAAAATAAAGACAAGATTACGGGAATCGGGCAAATTTTTCTTAAAAAGCGGTGCTAGTATTGCCCTAGCACTATTTTTAATCTTAAGTCTGTTCACGGTTAAGGGGACTGCTCCTGCTTTAGCTGTGCTTGCTCAGGGTGATGCGGTAACGGATCCCACCGCTATTTTACGCAATGCCTTACCCATAGATAATAAACCAATTCGCCAAGTGCAACAATCGATCGAAGATATTGCCAAACATCTGCGGGCCAAACGTTGGAGTCCGATTAAAAAAGATGTCAAGGATGCCAATTATGCCCTTTCTACCAAAAGCAAGGCTATCTTAGATAGTGTTCCCGAAGCAAGTAAAAGCCAAGGGGAGGAATTAATCGAAAAACTCAAAACGGGAGTGGCAGACCTCGATACGGCCGTAGAAGCGAAGGATAAAGAGGCAGTTTGGTCAACCAGACGGGAATTGCTCAATAATATCACCGCTTTAGAAGAATTAATGGTGGTGGGTTTTCCCTTTAACGTTCCCCCAGAATACGCTAACTTGCCGCAATTGCGAGGACGCGCCACCGTAGAGATGCAGACCACCAAAGGAGATTTAACTATCGTTGTCGATGGTTACAGCGCTCCGATTAATGGGGGTAACTTTGTGGATTTAGTCCAACGGGGTTTTTATGATGGTTTACCCTTCATTCGCAGCGAAGATAATTTCGTTGTCCAAACCGGGGATCCCGTTGGTGCCGAAGAGGGATTTATTGACCCTAAAACTAAGCAATATCGCTCTATTCCCCTAGAAATTTTGATTAAAGGAGAAGAAGAACCAGTTTATGGCAATACTCTCGAAGAATTAGGGATTTACTTACCCAGTCTCGCCTTACCTTTTAACGCTTTCGGTGCATTGGCCCTAGCGCGTCCGGATACTAATCCTAATGGGGGTTCCTCGCAATTCTTTTTCTTTAAATTCGATAATGAATTAACTCCTCCTGGGTTTAATCTCATGGATGGTCGTTATTCGGTTTTTGGCTATTTAGTCCAGGGAAAAGAGGTGTTAGAAGAACTTACCGATCAGGATAAGATTATCACCGCTAAAGTGCTTTATGGCTTAAATAATCTCATTCAACCTAGCTAGGTTGGCCTTTTTAACTGGGTCTTGTCAAGGCAAAAGATTAGTCAAGATAGGGGAAGCAGCTCAGATTCTGGGCGCTTCCCCCGATATCCCCAGAAAGTAGCAATTGTCGGGGTAAATATTCCCCGCTAGTGAAGGCAAGGCAGCTAGTAAATGTTACTGTGTTAATGACCTTTTCAGTCCAGAGGAAGGTAAATCGTCCACTATTCGCTTATGTCGGAGTCAGCAGTCACGATCAAAAATTGGTTAATAAAATCAAAGTTCTCACCCCTGTTTTTGCCGATAATTTAGCCGAGCTTATTCGGGGATGCCTAGAGGATTTATTAATACAAATTTTCTATCAAAATGGAGAATTAGAAATTACTGTGATCGATAGTCCTTCTTCAGAAAAAGAGCAAGAAATTGTTCAAAAGTTTCAAGAGAAATATCTCTATATTATTGATCAAAGAACTGATAAATTAGAACAGCAAAAGAATAATCAATTGTGTAAAAACTATCAAGTACAGCGTGGGGAAATTAGTGATTTAGAAGTTAATCATGATCTAGGTGTACCCTTAACTGAAGATGAGCGAGAAAACTTACAAGTAATTCAATCTATGTCCGAGCAGAGAAAACCTATTGTTGTAATTGATGGCGTTATTTTTCAAATTAACCAAGGAGGAATAGCGAGAGTTTGGTATTCAATTCTACAAGAATGGAGTAACTCAGAATTTGGTCAACATATTATTATTTTAGATAGAAATCAAACCGCACCGAGACTAAAAAACTTAAAATATTGGTTATTAGAAGCCTACGATTATAATCATAGTGGAGAGGATACTAGAAAAATTCAAGCAATCTGCGATCAGCTGCAAGCAAGTTTATTTATTTCCACCTATTATACAACGCCTTTATTCACTCCCGCAGTTCTCATGGTTCATGATATGATACCTGAAGTCCTAGAAGCGGATTTAAATCAACCAGAATGGCAAGAAAAACACTACAGTATTTTGTATGCGTCTCGTTATATTACCATATCAGCTAATACTGCCAAGGATTTAGTTAAGTTTTATCCCCACATTACCCAGGATAAAATTGATGTTGTTTATAATGGAGTCAGCCAAGAATTTTCTCGAAGTATAGCTCAAGAAATCGATGGTTTTAAGCAAAAATACCAGATTTTAAAACCCTATTTTCTCATCGTTGGTTCCCGCATTAGTCTCAAGGGTTATAAAAATGTCAAATTATTCTTTGAAGCTTGGAATAATTTACCTGAAAATAATAATTTAGCAGTGGTTTGTGTCGGTGGTGATTTAGAGTTAGAGCCAGAATTATCGAAATTAGCTCCAAATATTACCACCTATGTCTTAAAATTAGATGATCAGGATTTAAAAACCGCTTATTCGGGTGCAATTGCCTTAGTTTATCCTTCTCTTTATGAAGGATTTGGACTGCCAATTATTGAAGCAATGGCCTGTGGGTGTCCGGTGATTACTTGCTTTAACTCGGCGATTCCAGAGGTAGGAGGTGATGCAGTTTTATACATTGACGGCACCAGTATTGATGAGATGATACAAGCTATCAAAAAAATACAAATTCCTGAAATTCGTCAGCAACTAATAGACAAAGGATTAGAGAGATATAAACAATTTTCTTGGCGGCAAAATTCCGAAAAAATTTCTCAAATTATCCTAAAAAATATTGACGAAGTTAAAGAAAATCCTTCGGGTAAAGTTTGGTTAGAATTGAGAAAATTACAAGAGGAAAAACAAAATCAATCTCTCCAGTATTTAATTACATCTAGGAGTCTTAAAAAAATGGAATATTCTCTAGAAAAATTCAAGAATCAGAATAGGGAATTATCAGAAAATATTGAGAGTCTGCAAGAGAAAATTAAGAGTTTATCTACAGCGAAATCAGCTATTAAAAGACTGCTTAAGATTGTCATCAAAAAATCTAAACTTGCTTACTTGATAAAAAAGAACTATTAGTCTAGTAGGCTTGTTTAGGAATAACTAAAATATCAATATATTCCCCAGTGTTTAAATTATCTTGATAAAATGTATCGAGAAAATCTAAACTTGTTTCAACAAATTTTCCCCCTCGCAATCTCCATACTCTAGAGGCAAAAGTTTCGATAAAGCTTAAATAACTTTTCTTTCCGGCTAGTCGATTAATTCCGTAGGGCCAAAATTCCACATATAAAGGAACAGATATTTCTCGAAAAAATTCTTGTCCTCCTTGAAATATTAGTCCTTCACTACCCTGACAATCTATCCAAACAAAACCAATTTTTTGAGGATTTAAGATTCCTCGATTCCTTAACTCATCTAGAGTAATAAACTCGGCTAATTCTCGCCTATAGTTGTCTTCATTAAATAAATTATCTGTGACATTGACTGGTTGAATACGGAAGTCGCCACAATTATCAGGGTTACAAACTAATTCTTCTGTACCGGTAAAATTAGCTAATCCGTAGTTCAATGCTTGTAGTCGCTCAGTTAACTGGTTAATCTGAGTATTAAAAGTCAGAAATTGATAATTTAAACCCGAAGCTTCGATAGAGATAGCGGACTGGAAGTAATTACCTTTTAAAGCATAAATGGATGTGGAGCCAATATTAGCACCCAAATCGAGAAAACAAGACTTATCGGGGTGGAATAGACTATGATTTTCCAGAAATGTCATACAGGCTAAAAAATCATTTAGCTGAAATGCTTTTCCCTGTAAAGCTCCCTGAAGTTGGACTTTATCAAAAGTGGGATAGA is a genomic window containing:
- a CDS encoding YceD family protein — encoded protein: METIFIPHLLKSPDRQRVIIIDNFIPGLETLTPVRGTLLVRHGGNFLEVSVKAETIVTLTCDRCLQQYNHRLQLNTSELIWLDKNKDYDHSYPLEREIAYEDLSETLDPNGDFDPQMWLYEQLCLTLPPRQLCGANCQPPDFFLPENTAIDGRWASLESLKSQLSQSQN
- a CDS encoding 2,3-diketo-5-methylthiopentyl-1-phosphate enolase, with the protein product MTIIVDYRFPPAINAEKQAKTIAIGQTAGTWSERHSHRQEQLQQHLGEVVGIREEADGYKVARVRFPQINVENDIASLLTMIFGKYSMAGAGKVVGVYLPETYGTKAKVGITGIRQRLGVYDRPLVMAIFKPALGLSAQDHADILREVAFAGLDVIKDDEIMADLPVAPTHERLDCCRLVLEEVRQQTGRNVLYAVNVTGKADELQRKARLLVKHGANALLLNVLTYGFSVLEALASDPAIDVPIFAHPAFAGAMCAGSDTGLAYSVVLGTMMAHAGADAVLYPAAYGSLPFDPQEEGKIRDILRDRNVFPVPSAGIRPGIVPQVLGDYGRNVILNAGTGIMDHPSGPASGVRAFFEALARIEAGDSFDPANLPEGALKQAILEWG
- a CDS encoding peptidylprolyl isomerase — translated: MKIKTRLRESGKFFLKSGASIALALFLILSLFTVKGTAPALAVLAQGDAVTDPTAILRNALPIDNKPIRQVQQSIEDIAKHLRAKRWSPIKKDVKDANYALSTKSKAILDSVPEASKSQGEELIEKLKTGVADLDTAVEAKDKEAVWSTRRELLNNITALEELMVVGFPFNVPPEYANLPQLRGRATVEMQTTKGDLTIVVDGYSAPINGGNFVDLVQRGFYDGLPFIRSEDNFVVQTGDPVGAEEGFIDPKTKQYRSIPLEILIKGEEEPVYGNTLEELGIYLPSLALPFNAFGALALARPDTNPNGGSSQFFFFKFDNELTPPGFNLMDGRYSVFGYLVQGKEVLEELTDQDKIITAKVLYGLNNLIQPS
- a CDS encoding glycosyltransferase, which translates into the protein MTFSVQRKVNRPLFAYVGVSSHDQKLVNKIKVLTPVFADNLAELIRGCLEDLLIQIFYQNGELEITVIDSPSSEKEQEIVQKFQEKYLYIIDQRTDKLEQQKNNQLCKNYQVQRGEISDLEVNHDLGVPLTEDERENLQVIQSMSEQRKPIVVIDGVIFQINQGGIARVWYSILQEWSNSEFGQHIIILDRNQTAPRLKNLKYWLLEAYDYNHSGEDTRKIQAICDQLQASLFISTYYTTPLFTPAVLMVHDMIPEVLEADLNQPEWQEKHYSILYASRYITISANTAKDLVKFYPHITQDKIDVVYNGVSQEFSRSIAQEIDGFKQKYQILKPYFLIVGSRISLKGYKNVKLFFEAWNNLPENNNLAVVCVGGDLELEPELSKLAPNITTYVLKLDDQDLKTAYSGAIALVYPSLYEGFGLPIIEAMACGCPVITCFNSAIPEVGGDAVLYIDGTSIDEMIQAIKKIQIPEIRQQLIDKGLERYKQFSWRQNSEKISQIILKNIDEVKENPSGKVWLELRKLQEEKQNQSLQYLITSRSLKKMEYSLEKFKNQNRELSENIESLQEKIKSLSTAKSAIKRLLKIVIKKSKLAYLIKKNY
- a CDS encoding M23 family metallopeptidase, whose product is MLKYLPVKFLRFLAISCLVTLISLGFDRLHPVKANPTLIAQNAWAGASFPVENFQTYTSGFGYRSSPMDGSQQFHAGLDLAAPLGSYIRNWWAGRIVELSDHTGCGTMIKMQSGQWTHIYCHLMGSVQSDSRGTFLIDMEGGIVLTLGQDIPAGARMARVGMTGRTTGPHLHWGLMYGNQYVDPALVLNAMYGSNPSGNS
- a CDS encoding glycosyltransferase family 9 protein; this encodes MRILTLVPGGISNQLLFFPTLETLQQTYPQSSIDVLVEPRAKAAYRLCPQVKEVLLFDYRDQYGLADYLNILGVIRDREYEIAISLTNRPAINLLLWLNGVPNRIGYENNGSWFLSQQVPRPTEGYLADNYQALVKGLKIAPPCPPLKLTLNRDDIDWAEMEQQRLNIKDSGYILLYAGGSDLSISQGLETLYPLESWLEIIQGIRHQQPDLPIVAIEGELDEAWVLALKAMDNNLKVSRTADIGKMAAMIAGANLLLATESVPLQLAVAVGTYTLSLLVPSLSKRVLPSGGERHRYIEANTGKVADITPETVLKKIWGR
- the serS gene encoding serine--tRNA ligase; this translates as MLDLKQIRENPEEVQKRLDSRGGSYDIAPILQLNQQQKALELERSSLQGRGNEIGKLVGQKVKSGSDANSPEILVLKTEGNEIKSKLAQLEPQEKAIKAAIDQKILDLPNLPSETTPIGKDERENVEVRRWGEEYKPTNPNILPHWEIGEKLGILDFERAVKIAQSRFVNLIALGAALERALINFMLDRHIVAGYTEVLPPILINSDSLRGTGQLPKFAEESFKCRDDELWLAPTAEVPVTNLYRDEILSSEQLPIKHCAYTPCFRREAGSYGKDTRGLIRLHQFNKVEMVKIVHPDASAQEHESLVANAEAILQALQLPYRVIELCSGDLGFSAAKCYDLEVWLPSANTYREISSCSNFRDFQARRANIRFKEKGQKGTNFVHTLNGSGLAIGRTMAAILENYQQPDGTVKVPEVLQPYLKREVIC
- a CDS encoding FkbM family methyltransferase; its protein translation is MFIQPETFIEFCYETFLQRAADIEGKRYYLEQIKLGRSFQEVIQSFLQSSEFQQHQQNSQNNQNNNEQQGKFITNLYKYLLKRNPDNSELEYWLNTSHTLLEILHIFGESAEYKQVNNFSLKKPPESLYGIMIKSDEIDGYLLYPTFDKVQLQGALQGKAFQLNDFLACMTFLENHSLFHPDKSCFLDLGANIGSTSIYALKGNYFQSAISIEASGLNYQFLTFNTQINQLTERLQALNYGLANFTGTEELVCNPDNCGDFRIQPVNVTDNLFNEDNYRRELAEFITLDELRNRGILNPQKIGFVWIDCQGSEGLIFQGGQEFFREISVPLYVEFWPYGINRLAGKKSYLSFIETFASRVWRLRGGKFVETSLDFLDTFYQDNLNTGEYIDILVIPKQAY